The DNA window ATTCTATGGTGGACCGGAAGACGCGACCGGCTAGGGGGAAATAGTGGCACCCGTTGTTGTTCCCGGCAACTGGGCTGGCGTGATGGCGCGTGCGGGCCAGCTTGACAAAGTTGACCCTGGGAAGATCACCGAGACGGCGCAGCAGTTCAGGTCGGCGGCGGGAAACTCGAACGATCATGTGGACGGCATGAAAGCTGCTGCTGGTCACTTGAGTAACGGCACCTGGCAGGGCGATGCCGCAGACAAGTTTTTCGCATATGTCAATGAACTGGCCTCTCAAGGAAAGAAGTTCAGCGACAGACTGGATGAGGTCGCGGGCGAACTCGAAGGTCTTAGGGACACCTTGTCGGGCCTCAAGTCGACTATTGCGCAAGAGCGAACCAGTACAGATACTGAGATACGGAATACGGTTAACGACACAAATAAGAAAATTAGCACACTTGAGAGTCCTGCCGACGGCGCGAAGCCCGATCCTGGCGCCGCCGAAGCACTTCGTGCTCGGGTTCAGGGTGAACTCGATACGAAGGCAAACAATTTCGACACGCGGCTCACAGGTCTTCTGGGGCAGGCCAACCAGGCATTAACCGACGCGGAGACCAAGTCCAAGCAGGACATCAGCGCTGGGTACTCGAAAGTGAAGCCGCCTCGTGGGGGCGGTGGCGGTACGCATGCTTCGCGGTCCGGTGGGGGCGGCGGAGGAGGGGGCGGAGGCGGC is part of the Amycolatopsis sp. CA-230715 genome and encodes:
- a CDS encoding transglycosylase SLT domain-containing protein — encoded protein: MAPVVVPGNWAGVMARAGQLDKVDPGKITETAQQFRSAAGNSNDHVDGMKAAAGHLSNGTWQGDAADKFFAYVNELASQGKKFSDRLDEVAGELEGLRDTLSGLKSTIAQERTSTDTEIRNTVNDTNKKISTLESPADGAKPDPGAAEALRARVQGELDTKANNFDTRLTGLLGQANQALTDAETKSKQDISAGYSKVKPPRGGGGGTHASRSGGGGGGGGGGGGGGLGSSGGPPPGGPPPGNVDSWIREAIKILQANGIPVTDADIQKIWTIIEKESGGNPHAINNWDSNAAKGTPSKGLMQCIDPTFQSHKLPGHDDIYNPVDNIIAGVRYTFSRYGGFDGHPGLKAMAHGGGYQGY